Proteins found in one Bacteroidetes bacterium GWF2_43_63 genomic segment:
- a CDS encoding gliding motility-associated ABC transporter substrate-binding protein GldG: MEKKTNHGTNRKRSLIRLFAGIAILIVLNLAGTLGFFRLDLTQEKRYTLSDNTIDLLRKVDDIVYFRIYLDGELPASYTKLRNSIRETLDDFRAYNKANIQYEFIDPAEGKDKRTLNDYYNELVEKGLQPAVDRQQNNSSSEQRIIWPCALVSYKTSETPVNFIQTGQQTDKEVLINESLESLEFNLIDAVRRLFVREKPNIAFIDGHGESSAMMTEDITRSLSDYYKVQRVTINQQLKSLDNFKTIIIAGPDSVFDEKDKFVIDQFIMDGGRVLWLVDGTATNMDSLQSSSETVAIANEINLEDMLFKYGVRINNNLLLDMNSCPIPVKTGQIGDQPQFEYFNWFYFPSVSNSEGHPIVKNLNAIRFEFVSGIDTVGTGGVKKTILLSTSEYSRIMNTPAVISLRMLTETPGREFFNKPKIPVAVLLEGNFNSVFTNRIPPEIAEDKEIGFSETGKPSKMIVISDGDIINNQFVYRNGQNYTYPLGYDRFTGINYGNKDFLLNCVNYLTDESNLLEIRSRELKIRLLDKSRIASNKAYIQWSNVLGPVLIIVAIGLVLMIFRKIKLRKGL; the protein is encoded by the coding sequence ATGGAAAAGAAAACGAATCACGGGACAAACAGAAAGAGAAGCCTGATCCGGCTTTTTGCTGGAATTGCAATTCTAATAGTCCTCAATCTGGCCGGTACACTGGGCTTCTTTCGCCTGGACCTCACACAGGAAAAGCGTTACACCCTTTCCGACAACACCATCGATCTGCTGCGAAAAGTAGATGACATCGTATATTTCCGGATTTACCTGGATGGAGAACTGCCGGCATCGTACACTAAATTGCGCAATTCGATCCGCGAAACCCTCGATGATTTCAGGGCTTACAACAAAGCCAATATTCAATATGAATTTATTGATCCTGCTGAAGGTAAAGATAAACGCACGCTCAATGATTATTACAACGAGCTTGTCGAAAAAGGCCTTCAGCCTGCAGTTGATCGTCAGCAAAACAACTCTTCGAGCGAACAGCGGATCATCTGGCCTTGTGCTTTAGTCTCTTATAAAACCAGCGAAACACCCGTTAATTTTATTCAAACAGGCCAGCAAACCGATAAGGAAGTACTGATTAATGAATCGCTCGAATCGCTCGAATTCAATCTGATAGATGCAGTTCGCCGGTTGTTTGTGCGAGAGAAACCCAACATTGCCTTTATCGACGGTCATGGAGAATCCAGTGCCATGATGACCGAAGATATTACCCGCAGTTTGTCCGATTACTACAAAGTTCAGCGGGTAACAATAAATCAGCAGCTGAAATCGCTTGATAATTTCAAAACCATCATTATTGCGGGCCCTGATTCTGTTTTTGATGAAAAAGATAAATTCGTAATTGACCAGTTCATCATGGACGGTGGTCGCGTGTTGTGGCTTGTTGACGGCACCGCAACCAATATGGATTCGCTGCAGTCAAGCTCGGAAACGGTAGCCATTGCCAATGAGATCAACCTGGAGGACATGCTCTTTAAATATGGGGTCCGGATCAACAACAATCTCCTGCTCGACATGAACAGTTGCCCGATTCCAGTAAAAACCGGTCAAATCGGCGATCAGCCTCAGTTTGAATATTTCAATTGGTTCTATTTTCCAAGTGTCTCCAATTCGGAAGGACATCCGATTGTGAAAAACCTGAATGCCATTCGCTTTGAATTTGTTTCAGGAATCGATACCGTGGGTACGGGCGGCGTAAAGAAGACCATATTGCTTTCAACTTCGGAGTACAGTAGAATAATGAATACTCCTGCTGTGATCAGTTTGCGAATGCTTACCGAAACGCCGGGACGTGAATTTTTCAATAAACCAAAAATTCCGGTTGCAGTTCTGCTTGAAGGAAATTTCAACAGCGTCTTCACAAACCGCATTCCACCTGAAATTGCCGAGGATAAAGAAATTGGTTTCTCTGAAACGGGTAAGCCTTCAAAAATGATTGTGATTTCCGATGGCGATATCATCAACAATCAATTTGTTTACCGCAACGGACAGAACTATACTTATCCGCTTGGCTATGACCGTTTCACGGGAATAAACTACGGCAATAAAGACTTCCTCTTAAACTGTGTGAATTATCTTACAGATGAATCAAACCTGCTTGAAATTCGTTCACGCGAACTGAAGATCCGGTTGCTTGATAAATCCAGAATAGCTTCAAACAAAGCCTACATCCAATGGTCGAACGTGCTTGGGCCGGTACTTATTATTGTAGCAATCGGACTTGTTTTGATGATTTTTCGTAAAATTAAACTCAGAAAAGGCTTATGA
- a CDS encoding gliding motility-associated ABC transporter permease subunit GldF: MYALFKKEISSFLHSLIGYIVICVFLAANGLILWVFPNNFNILGFGYATLDGLFILAPFVFLFLLPAISMRSFADEINTGTIELLMTKPISEMKIIAAKYLAGIVILVFSLLPTLIYLNTISQLAVPKGNLDFGGIWGSYIGLLLLGASFLAIGIFASSISKNQIVSFVIAVFLTAFMYMGFEFIYDSGIFHGAELFIKSIGINEHYISMSRGVIDSRDLLYFLSLISLFLMLTRLSLERRKW, encoded by the coding sequence ATGTACGCTCTATTCAAAAAGGAAATAAGTTCATTTCTGCATTCGCTGATCGGCTATATAGTCATCTGCGTCTTTTTGGCAGCCAACGGACTTATTCTCTGGGTTTTCCCCAACAATTTCAATATTCTTGGCTTCGGCTACGCCACGCTCGATGGGCTCTTTATTCTGGCGCCATTCGTTTTTCTGTTTCTACTGCCTGCAATCAGCATGCGCAGTTTTGCTGATGAAATCAACACCGGAACCATCGAGCTTTTGATGACCAAACCCATCAGCGAAATGAAAATCATTGCCGCCAAATATCTTGCAGGCATTGTCATACTGGTTTTCTCACTGCTGCCAACTTTGATTTATCTCAATACCATTTCCCAGCTTGCTGTTCCGAAAGGCAACCTCGATTTCGGTGGCATCTGGGGTTCGTATATCGGGCTGTTGCTGCTTGGTGCATCATTTCTCGCCATCGGGATTTTTGCGTCGTCAATATCAAAAAATCAAATCGTTTCCTTTGTCATTGCAGTTTTTCTGACTGCTTTTATGTATATGGGATTTGAATTTATATACGACAGCGGAATTTTTCACGGTGCGGAACTGTTCATAAAATCAATCGGCATCAACGAGCATTACATTTCGATGAGTCGCGGTGTCATTGATTCACGCGACCTGCTCTATTTTCTCAGTCTGATTTCTCTGTTTCTGATGTTAACCCGACTTTCGCTCGAAAGACGCAAATGGTAA
- a CDS encoding phosphate starvation-inducible protein PhoH produces the protein MSVTERVFDLQFIDHASFYGVGDAHINQIRELFPKLKIVARGDMLKVLGPKAEIEDFSRRFENLLKHFDVFGDLKSNDIAQIMGVEAVFTEPMAQMPADVIVYGRSGQPIKARTRNQVKMVEKINSCDMLFAVGPAGTGKTYTAVALAVKWLKEKKVRRIVLTRPAVEAGENLGFLPGDLREKLDPYLQPLYDALNDMLPQQKLLGYFDDGTIEIAPLAFMRGRTLEKSFVILDEAQNATRMQMKMFLTRMGQDSKFIITGDMTQIDLPRTQSSGLIHAVNMVKNIPEIAVVVLDQNDVIRHPIVTKIINAYETETANENNK, from the coding sequence ATGTCTGTCACTGAACGTGTTTTTGACCTTCAATTTATTGATCACGCTTCGTTTTATGGAGTAGGCGATGCGCATATAAATCAAATCAGGGAGCTGTTTCCCAAGCTGAAAATTGTTGCGCGTGGCGATATGCTCAAAGTTCTCGGCCCGAAAGCTGAAATTGAAGATTTTTCTCGTCGCTTCGAAAATCTCTTGAAGCATTTTGATGTTTTTGGTGATCTGAAATCCAATGATATTGCACAAATCATGGGTGTTGAAGCGGTGTTTACTGAGCCGATGGCCCAGATGCCTGCTGATGTGATTGTTTACGGACGCAGCGGTCAGCCCATTAAAGCACGGACACGCAATCAGGTGAAGATGGTTGAGAAAATCAATTCTTGCGATATGTTGTTTGCTGTTGGTCCTGCAGGAACCGGAAAAACTTATACAGCAGTTGCGCTGGCGGTGAAGTGGCTCAAGGAAAAGAAGGTGCGACGAATTGTGCTTACCAGGCCTGCCGTTGAAGCAGGGGAGAACCTTGGATTTCTTCCGGGCGATTTGCGCGAAAAACTCGATCCGTATCTGCAACCATTATATGATGCGCTCAACGACATGCTGCCGCAGCAAAAACTTCTCGGCTATTTCGATGATGGCACCATTGAAATTGCACCTCTTGCTTTTATGCGCGGACGCACGCTCGAAAAAAGTTTTGTTATTCTCGATGAAGCTCAGAATGCCACCCGCATGCAGATGAAAATGTTTCTGACACGAATGGGGCAGGATTCAAAATTCATTATCACAGGAGACATGACTCAGATTGACCTTCCGAGAACGCAGTCCAGTGGCCTTATTCATGCAGTGAACATGGTGAAAAATATTCCGGAAATTGCGGTTGTCGTGCTAGACCAAAATGATGTAATCCGCCACCCGATTGTTACAAAAATTATTAATGCATATGAAACTGAAACAGCCAATGAAAACAATAAGTAA
- a CDS encoding phosphoribosylaminoimidazolesuccinocarboxamide synthase has translation MKDLVKTQFQFSPSQTVYNGKVRDVYRVGDLLIMIVSDRISAFDVVLPRGIPYKGQVLNLIASKFLDATRDIVPNWKLAVPHPSVTIGKFAEPFKVEMVVRGYLTGHAWREYKAGKRSLCGEPMPDGMIENQKFEKPIITPTTKEDIGHDEDISREDIIKHGLVSAEDYAKLEEYTLKLFARGTEIAAKMGLILVDTKYEFGKIGNEIILIDEIHTPDSSRYFYADGYEDRQKNGQAQKQLSKEFVREWLMEHGFQGQEGQHVPEMDDAFVASVTDRYIELYESITGEKFVRQPLDNLAADIEAAVNKVVRSL, from the coding sequence ATGAAAGATCTCGTAAAAACACAGTTTCAATTCAGTCCGTCGCAGACCGTTTATAATGGCAAAGTGCGCGACGTATATCGTGTCGGTGATTTATTAATAATGATCGTGAGCGACCGTATTTCGGCTTTCGACGTCGTTTTACCGCGCGGTATTCCTTACAAAGGACAGGTGCTAAATCTCATTGCTTCGAAATTTCTCGATGCAACCAGGGACATTGTCCCCAACTGGAAACTGGCAGTGCCACATCCATCTGTAACAATCGGGAAATTCGCCGAGCCTTTTAAAGTCGAAATGGTTGTTCGCGGATATCTTACAGGCCACGCCTGGCGCGAATACAAAGCCGGAAAACGCTCGCTGTGCGGCGAACCGATGCCTGATGGAATGATTGAAAATCAGAAATTCGAAAAGCCGATCATTACGCCAACTACCAAAGAAGACATCGGACACGACGAAGATATTTCGCGCGAAGACATTATAAAACACGGTCTTGTTTCGGCAGAGGACTATGCAAAGCTTGAAGAATACACCCTGAAATTATTTGCACGCGGAACCGAAATAGCTGCAAAGATGGGACTGATCCTTGTGGACACTAAATATGAATTTGGAAAAATCGGGAATGAAATTATTCTGATTGATGAAATTCACACACCCGATTCTTCGCGTTATTTCTATGCTGATGGATACGAAGATCGTCAGAAAAATGGCCAGGCACAAAAACAGCTTTCGAAAGAATTTGTTCGCGAATGGTTGATGGAACATGGCTTCCAGGGCCAGGAAGGACAGCATGTCCCGGAAATGGACGATGCCTTTGTTGCCAGCGTAACCGATCGCTATATTGAATTGTACGAAAGCATTACCGGCGAAAAATTTGTTCGTCAGCCGCTCGACAACTTGGCTGCAGATATTGAAGCCGCTGTAAATAAAGTTGTGCGAAGTTTATAA